A stretch of the Rosa rugosa chromosome 5, drRosRugo1.1, whole genome shotgun sequence genome encodes the following:
- the LOC133709475 gene encoding uncharacterized protein LOC133709475 — protein sequence MSRHANRLFAFGTLPFKADGAGPRQKNDTDCGVFVIRNMQRYGIDWAATYNSDIERASLVVECLRHPKNEVGDLHVTVDRCLARISGSREVRETAVLPTP from the exons ATGTCGAGACATGCAAATCGGTTGTTTGCCTTCGGAACCCTTCCCTTCAAGGCTGATGGAGCTGGACCTCGACAGAAGAATGATACAGACTGCGGTGTTTTTGTCATTAGGAATATGCAGCGATATGGTATCGATTGGGCTGCTACG TACAATTCGGATATTGAGCGTGCAAGTTTGGTGGTCGAGTGTCTAAGGCATCCGAAGAACGAGGTGGGAGACTTGCATGTGACAGTGGACAGATGCTTAGCTCGCATCTCTGGAAGTAGAGAAGTAAGAGAAACTGCAGTGTTGCCGACCCCTtaa